One stretch of Anolis carolinensis isolate JA03-04 chromosome 3, rAnoCar3.1.pri, whole genome shotgun sequence DNA includes these proteins:
- the LOC134297604 gene encoding uncharacterized protein LOC134297604: MSEEEDQSPNEAERPLQGARPKREETLQAIASSTGYPKPNGVTQRIPRLGRGVSAAAETSWGSGGSMPETVALRLSILETNLSRLSETVGRLVPLLEENLQKEASRYGAEREPSKEGDWSQRGQRASTQSPVAARDEGDEEYWQELQFRDSMAREVERQRALGTLRPPSPTELPTPRMGVGVERPLGPGIGSSGFADEGGEERGVQEEEEDVPYDEERRDEGATARPVCGWAEEPTAAADFQEPRRMTTGVGRGVFQGATRGNLMQPFPMPPRQYQRAAEWMPRREDLKLEYGGESEELNFFLISIRGYMEDNAHTFPSEASRVRAIGNTLKRGAASWYVQLHARRDPCLRSVPRFLAALENRFRDRLEQLRARDQLKGIKQRDKTVPEYAEEFLHLAERVPEWSEVTKVELFKEGLRPEIFSWAAHRDDPETLQGWIQLAGRVESTLAQVKRFRSSSGQQRPVARGRGETRKQERPGGRPGIPSRGDDNKPKPGCFVCGKTGHRAAECWARKGEPPKAPKPKPATGRRAEEEVQAPESSERLDYGERRTEEEDEENGGAMSCSQIPGLNFQALNLTS; encoded by the exons atgagcgaggaagaagatcaaagcccaaatgaggcagagaggcctttgcaaggggcccggccgaagagagaagagacgctgcaagccatagcttcctctacggggtaccccaagccgaacggcgtgacccagagaattcccaggctcggaagaggcgtctctgcagctgcagaaaccagttggggatctggaggaagtatgccggagaccgtggccctgcggttatccatcctggaaactaatttatccaggctgtcggaaaccgtggggagattggtgccattattggaagagaatctccagaaggaggccagccgatatggcgccgagagagaaccaagcaaagaaggagattggagccagaggggccagcgggcgtcaacgcagagccccgtggcggcaagggacgagggagatgaggaatactggcaggagctgcagttccgggacagcatggcgcgagaagtggagcgtcagcgagccctggggaccctgaggccgccgtctccaacagagctcccaaccccccgaatgggcgtcggggtggaaaggccactggggccagggatcgggtccagtggattcgcagacgaaggcggagaggagcggggggtccaggaagaggaggaggatgtgccgtacgacgaggaaaggcgagatgagggggctacagctaggccagtatgcggatgggcggaagagccaacagcggcggcagacttccaggagccgcgcagaatgaccaccggagtggggcgcggcgtgttccaaggagccacccgaggaaacctgatgcaacccttccccatgccgcccagacaatatcaaagggctgcagaatggatgcctagaagggaagatctcaagctggaatacggaggggaatcagaggaactgaacttttttctaattagcattagaggatacatggaagacaacgcacacacatttccctccgaagcaagcagggttcgagccatcggcaacacactaaagcgaggagcagccagctggtatgtgcaattgcatgccagacgcgacccatgcctgaggtcagtgccccgcttcctcgccgcactggagaaccggttcagagaccggctagagcaattgagggctcgagaccagctgaaaggaataaaacagagggacaaaacggtgcccgagtacgcagaggaattcctccacctcgcggaaagggtaccggagtggtctgaagtaaccaaagtggaactatttaaagagggactacgccccgagattttcagctgggcagcgcacagagacgaccccgagacgctccagggatggattcaactagcggggcgcgtcgaatctaccctggcacaagtaaagcgcttcaggagcagcagcggccagcaaagaccggtggcgagaggtcgaggagaaacgaggaagcaagaaagacccggagggaggccggggattccctccagaggagacgacaacaaacctaaaccgggatgctttgtatgtgggaagacgggccaccgagcagcggaatgctgggcccggaagggggagccgccaaaagccccaaagcccaagccagcaaccgggaggcgtgcggaggaggaggtgcaggccccagaatcttcggaaagattg gactatggtgaaagaagaaccgaagaggaggacgaagaaaacgggggcgccatgtcatgcagccagatcccagggctgaatttccaagccctgaatctgacttcataa